The following are from one region of the Natronosporangium hydrolyticum genome:
- a CDS encoding U32 family peptidase, producing MTTSAIDALLTDLDLPATDAHALPASPLRFPDGAAYRVEIPSVEGPRCLETVLAEARRYEVPVTRVSQGTGVGLLTDAEISEMVAMAAAAGVELCLFARPSAGWDTSAMAVAPAGGGLAACVRGADQLAAAVDEIRRAAELGVRSVLIADLGLLSVFGQLRAAGELPAQMQAKVSVMLSVANPATARVIAGLGADTINLPTDLSIAQIGAIRAAVPTTLDVYVEAPDNLGGFVRHYEQPRLVRVAAPVYLKFGLRNAPDIYPSGSHLEATAVALSAERVRRARLGLDLLRRAGVDADCSVAGADGLALPVPAT from the coding sequence ATGACGACATCGGCTATAGACGCGCTGTTGACAGACCTCGACCTGCCCGCCACCGACGCCCATGCACTGCCAGCGTCCCCACTCCGGTTCCCCGACGGCGCTGCGTACCGGGTGGAGATCCCCAGCGTGGAGGGGCCACGCTGCCTGGAGACGGTGCTGGCCGAGGCGCGGCGCTACGAGGTGCCGGTGACCCGGGTCTCGCAGGGGACCGGCGTGGGGCTGCTCACCGACGCTGAGATCAGCGAGATGGTCGCGATGGCTGCCGCCGCCGGTGTGGAGCTGTGTCTCTTCGCCCGGCCGAGCGCCGGCTGGGACACCTCGGCGATGGCGGTCGCGCCGGCCGGGGGAGGGCTTGCCGCCTGCGTCCGCGGCGCGGACCAGCTCGCCGCGGCGGTCGACGAGATCCGTCGGGCCGCCGAACTCGGCGTCCGCAGCGTCCTCATCGCCGACCTCGGTCTGCTCAGCGTCTTCGGGCAGCTGCGTGCCGCCGGCGAGTTGCCCGCACAGATGCAGGCCAAGGTGTCGGTGATGCTGTCGGTGGCGAACCCCGCTACCGCCCGGGTGATCGCTGGCCTGGGCGCCGACACCATCAACCTGCCCACCGATCTGAGCATCGCCCAGATCGGTGCGATCCGGGCGGCGGTGCCGACCACGCTGGACGTCTATGTGGAGGCGCCCGACAACCTCGGTGGCTTCGTCCGCCACTACGAACAACCCCGGCTGGTCCGGGTCGCCGCCCCGGTCTACCTGAAGTTCGGGCTGCGTAATGCGCCTGACATCTATCCCTCGGGGAGCCACCTGGAGGCGACCGCGGTGGCGCTCTCGGCGGAACGGGTCCGTCGGGCCCGGCTGGGCCTGGATCTGCTGCGCCGCGCCGGGGTCGACGCGGACTGCTCGGTCGCCGGCGCCGACGGGCTCGCCCTGCCGGTGCCGGCGACCTGA
- a CDS encoding IclR family transcriptional regulator produces MSRAVPAVSRALDILELLGEQPALAAPEIAARLGLPRTTVHELLHTLSARGYLVTEASNPLRYRLGGRLCHLGGHAAAGLDLTTEAGSAARRVAAECGETAHVAVLEGIEVVYIAKQDSAHPVRMVSAVGRRLPAHCTAVGKVLLAALPEAAVAERYPAGQPLPGLTERSIRDLPTLHAALRTVRADGIALDDCEANESVGCVAAPVTDHTGAVVAGLSISVPTPRWSAARRTELSELVRQGAQELSLRLGTARADHRGQPPQRGRRQQVPGGVTLQQTVGLAQGRPLTHRPDQGTGREQQQRDADGPAQPGPPPCPPQPQPDRGHR; encoded by the coding sequence GTGAGCCGTGCGGTGCCCGCGGTGAGCCGGGCGTTGGACATCTTGGAGCTGCTGGGCGAGCAGCCCGCCCTCGCCGCGCCCGAGATCGCCGCCCGGCTCGGGCTGCCGCGCACCACCGTGCACGAGCTGCTGCACACGCTCAGCGCCCGCGGCTACCTGGTCACCGAGGCCAGCAACCCGCTGCGCTACCGGCTCGGCGGCCGGCTGTGCCACCTGGGCGGGCACGCCGCGGCCGGCCTCGACCTGACCACCGAAGCGGGCAGTGCCGCCCGGCGGGTCGCTGCCGAGTGTGGTGAAACCGCGCACGTAGCGGTCCTCGAAGGCATCGAGGTGGTTTACATCGCCAAGCAAGACAGCGCACACCCGGTACGGATGGTCTCCGCAGTCGGTCGGCGGCTGCCCGCCCACTGCACCGCGGTCGGCAAGGTGCTCCTGGCGGCGCTGCCCGAGGCGGCGGTCGCCGAGCGCTACCCGGCCGGGCAGCCGCTACCCGGGCTGACTGAACGCAGCATCCGGGACCTGCCGACGTTGCACGCGGCGCTGCGCACCGTGCGCGCCGACGGGATCGCGCTGGACGACTGCGAGGCCAACGAATCGGTCGGCTGCGTCGCCGCCCCGGTCACCGACCACACCGGTGCGGTGGTCGCCGGGTTGAGCATCTCGGTGCCAACTCCCCGATGGTCTGCCGCGCGCCGCACCGAACTGAGTGAGCTGGTGCGCCAAGGCGCCCAGGAGCTATCGCTCCGGCTCGGCACCGCGCGCGCCGACCACCGGGGCCAGCCACCACAACGCGGCCGCCGCCAGCAGGTGCCAGGCGGCGTGACCCTGCAGCAGACTGTCGGGCTGGCACAGGGCCGTCCGCTCACTCACCGTCCCGATCAAGGAACCGGTCGCGAGCAGCAGCAGCGCGACGCCGATGGTCCGGCGCAACCGGGGCCGCCGCCATGCCCGCCACAACCCCAGCCCGATCGCGGCCACCGCTAG
- a CDS encoding zinc-dependent alcohol dehydrogenase encodes MKAFTVTAPGSYGLVESAVPMPGPGELLVAPAAVGICGSDLELLDGRRPAPYVRYPVVPGHEWSGTVVSVGPGVTGFEPGTPLVAEGVRGCATCPRCREGRGNLCAGPYAETGFTHPGALAERLVVPAALAYRLPSDRPLAPAALLEPAGCVASGLLELGVPAAGSRIAVVGDGPLGLLAVMLSALSSPQRLTLVGRRPERIRYAATCGATDATNDPDAAGLASSFDLVIEASNAAAGAVTALRLARRGGSVLLLGISGAAAPAVDPDLISLGQLRVQGAFAASAAAWRWMVSLYSAGLFDPSPLITHQFPLTEVKQGLAVLADRGSGALKVLIQPEPELA; translated from the coding sequence ATGAAGGCTTTCACGGTCACGGCGCCCGGTTCGTACGGGTTGGTGGAGTCAGCAGTGCCGATGCCAGGCCCCGGTGAGCTGCTCGTCGCCCCGGCCGCGGTCGGCATCTGCGGCTCTGATCTGGAGCTGCTCGACGGCCGCCGGCCGGCCCCCTACGTGCGTTATCCGGTGGTGCCGGGCCACGAGTGGTCGGGCACCGTCGTGTCGGTGGGCCCCGGGGTGACCGGCTTCGAACCGGGCACCCCGCTGGTGGCCGAGGGCGTGCGCGGCTGCGCCACCTGTCCACGCTGCCGGGAGGGGCGGGGAAACCTGTGCGCCGGCCCGTACGCCGAGACCGGCTTCACCCACCCGGGCGCGCTCGCCGAACGGCTGGTGGTGCCGGCGGCGTTGGCGTACCGGCTGCCTTCCGACCGGCCGCTGGCGCCGGCGGCCCTGCTGGAGCCAGCCGGCTGTGTCGCCAGCGGCCTCCTCGAACTGGGAGTTCCAGCCGCCGGTTCCCGGATCGCGGTGGTGGGGGACGGGCCACTCGGGCTGCTGGCGGTGATGTTGAGCGCGCTGAGCTCGCCGCAGCGGCTCACCCTGGTGGGGAGACGCCCAGAGCGGATCCGGTACGCCGCCACCTGCGGGGCCACCGACGCCACCAACGATCCCGACGCTGCTGGGCTGGCCAGCAGCTTCGATCTGGTGATTGAGGCGAGTAACGCGGCCGCGGGTGCGGTCACCGCGCTCCGGCTGGCGCGCCGCGGCGGTAGTGTGCTGCTGCTCGGTATCTCCGGAGCGGCAGCGCCCGCGGTCGACCCGGACCTGATCAGCCTCGGCCAGCTGCGGGTGCAGGGCGCGTTCGCCGCCTCGGCCGCGGCATGGCGGTGGATGGTTTCGCTCTACAGCGCCGGGCTGTTCGATCCCTCGCCGCTGATCACCCATCAGTTCCCGCTCACCGAGGTAAAGCAGGGTCTGGCGGTGCTCGCCGACCGGGGCAGTGGCGCGCTGAAGGTCTTGATTCAGCCGGAGCCGGAGCTGGCGTGA
- a CDS encoding SDR family oxidoreductase, with product MTEPGSGSDRVARAGIITAASRGIGQAIAAALIARGDRVVITGRDPQRLAAAVAELGSPEQVIGVPGKAHDDEHQQRAVTAALTTFGRIDYLVNNVGANPVFAPLLEVPTEAIRKIMEINLISALAWTRRVHQAWQGEHGGSVVNVASVAGLAPAAGIGAYGISKAALLHLTRQLALELAPTVRVNAVAPAVVKTRFAEALYSGREEEAGAAYPLGRLGEPTDVAAAVAYLLSDEAAWVTGQTMVLDGGAGLAGRLG from the coding sequence GTGACTGAGCCGGGGAGCGGGTCTGACCGGGTCGCGCGGGCCGGGATCATCACCGCCGCCAGCCGCGGCATCGGCCAGGCGATCGCCGCGGCGCTGATCGCCCGCGGCGACCGGGTGGTGATCACCGGGCGGGATCCGCAGCGGCTGGCAGCGGCCGTCGCCGAGCTCGGTTCACCGGAGCAGGTCATCGGGGTGCCCGGCAAGGCCCACGACGATGAGCACCAGCAGCGGGCGGTCACCGCGGCACTGACCACCTTTGGCCGGATCGACTACCTGGTCAACAACGTCGGTGCCAATCCGGTCTTCGCGCCGTTGCTGGAGGTGCCGACCGAGGCGATCCGCAAGATCATGGAGATCAACCTGATCTCGGCGTTGGCGTGGACCAGACGGGTGCACCAGGCCTGGCAGGGCGAGCACGGTGGGTCGGTGGTGAACGTCGCCTCGGTCGCCGGCTTGGCGCCTGCGGCGGGGATCGGGGCGTACGGCATCAGTAAGGCGGCGCTGCTACACCTGACCCGGCAGCTAGCGCTGGAGTTGGCGCCGACGGTGCGGGTCAACGCGGTCGCGCCGGCAGTGGTGAAGACCCGGTTCGCCGAGGCGCTGTACAGCGGGCGGGAGGAAGAGGCCGGTGCGGCCTATCCGCTCGGCCGGTTGGGGGAACCCACCGATGTCGCGGCGGCGGTTGCGTATCTCCTCTCCGACGAAGCCGCCTGGGTGACCGGGCAGACGATGGTGCTCGATGGTGGGGCGGGGCTGGCGGGCCGACTCGGCTGA
- the fabG gene encoding 3-oxoacyl-ACP reductase FabG, with translation MPEHNDPTSTNRVAIVTGGARGIGAATARRLAADGLAVAVVDLDEEAARASADQLVAAGGRAVGLGADVSDAEAVAAATDRVVAELGAPTVLVNNAGVTRDNLLFKMADEDWDTVMRVHLRGAFLFTRAVQSHMVAATWGRVVNLSSRSAQGNRGQANYAAAKAGLQGFTKTLAIELGPFGITANAVAPGFIVTEMTKQTAERVGVDFDDFQQRAAEQTPVRRVGRPEDVAHTVSFLASAEAGFVTGQVIYVAGGPCD, from the coding sequence ATGCCTGAACACAACGACCCGACATCGACCAACCGAGTAGCGATCGTCACCGGTGGTGCCCGGGGCATCGGGGCCGCGACCGCGCGGCGACTCGCCGCCGATGGGCTCGCCGTGGCGGTGGTGGACCTGGACGAGGAGGCGGCGCGGGCGAGCGCCGACCAGCTCGTCGCCGCGGGTGGCCGGGCGGTGGGCCTCGGCGCCGACGTCAGCGATGCCGAGGCGGTCGCGGCCGCCACCGACCGGGTCGTCGCCGAGCTCGGGGCACCCACCGTGCTCGTGAACAACGCCGGGGTGACCCGCGACAACCTGCTGTTCAAGATGGCGGACGAGGACTGGGACACGGTGATGCGGGTGCACCTGCGGGGCGCCTTCCTGTTCACCCGCGCCGTTCAGTCCCACATGGTGGCCGCGACGTGGGGTCGGGTGGTCAACCTGTCCAGCCGGTCGGCGCAGGGCAACCGGGGCCAGGCGAATTACGCGGCGGCCAAGGCCGGGTTGCAGGGCTTCACTAAGACGCTGGCGATCGAGCTGGGGCCGTTCGGGATAACCGCGAACGCGGTGGCGCCAGGGTTCATCGTCACCGAGATGACCAAGCAGACCGCCGAGCGGGTGGGGGTCGACTTCGACGACTTCCAGCAACGGGCCGCCGAGCAGACTCCGGTTCGCCGGGTGGGTCGTCCGGAGGACGTGGCGCATACGGTGTCGTTCCTGGCTAGCGCCGAAGCCGGATTCGTGACCGGCCAGGTGATCTACGTTGCGGGCGGACCCTGTGACTGA
- a CDS encoding SigB/SigF/SigG family RNA polymerase sigma factor, translating into MTMTAARARTTAVGNPHEALHQLAALPMHHPSRPAVRDQAIVAWLPLATDLAHRFAGRGEPLADLLQTATVGLIKAVDRFDVDRGTDFPAFAVPTIVGEVKRYFRDQTWDLHVPRRLQELRRAVAQATETLSQRQGRTPTIGELAAELEVSEAEIRDGLRVSGAYTTISLDAPATPGGDEPTATLGELLGAEDVELSRAELRMAVAPAVATLSERQQRILHMRFFGNLTQDQIARQIGISQMHVSRLLSRILTDLRERLYDYAEPTS; encoded by the coding sequence ATGACCATGACCGCGGCACGGGCACGGACCACCGCCGTTGGTAATCCGCACGAGGCGCTCCATCAGTTGGCAGCGCTCCCCATGCACCACCCGTCCCGCCCAGCGGTGCGGGACCAGGCCATCGTGGCGTGGCTGCCGCTCGCGACCGATCTCGCCCACCGCTTCGCCGGCCGCGGCGAGCCGCTCGCCGATCTGCTGCAGACCGCCACGGTCGGACTGATCAAAGCGGTGGACCGGTTCGACGTCGACCGCGGCACCGACTTTCCCGCCTTCGCGGTGCCGACGATCGTCGGCGAGGTGAAGCGCTACTTCCGGGACCAGACCTGGGATCTGCACGTGCCCCGCCGCTTGCAGGAGCTACGCCGGGCGGTCGCGCAGGCGACCGAGACGCTGTCACAGCGACAGGGCCGGACTCCGACGATCGGCGAACTCGCCGCCGAACTCGAGGTCTCCGAGGCTGAGATCCGCGATGGGCTACGGGTCTCTGGTGCGTACACCACCATTTCGCTGGATGCTCCGGCCACTCCCGGCGGCGACGAGCCCACCGCCACCCTGGGTGAACTGCTGGGTGCGGAGGATGTCGAGCTGAGCCGCGCCGAGCTGCGGATGGCGGTCGCGCCAGCGGTAGCCACCCTCTCGGAGCGGCAGCAGCGTATCCTGCACATGCGGTTCTTCGGCAACCTCACGCAGGACCAGATCGCGCGCCAGATCGGCATCTCACAGATGCACGTCTCGCGGCTACTCAGCCGGATCCTGACCGACCTGCGGGAGCGGCTCTACGATTACGCCGAGCCAACCAGTTAG
- a CDS encoding STAS domain-containing protein: MTQLTYQLDRRFPIAVIRLTGDLTAGSGPYVRAAVSEALVAEPTSAIVDLSAVQAADELIARLLPQLATEATHWPGTELLLCGADPAVARVLQASSDGSGHPLYPTFDDALAAAALAPVPHRVHRRLESTVNAPREARELAADACAEWGVPDCVIATEIIASELVTNAVRHAGTMLDLRLTLRDRSLRISVQDRSSRMARLRTPTSSDDHGRGLLIVGSVATSWGSQPAAGGKVVWATLNIGGRSGRSRHQGQDSDTIGAEFGGPREV; encoded by the coding sequence ATGACGCAACTTACCTACCAGCTCGACCGGCGGTTCCCGATCGCAGTCATCCGGCTCACGGGTGATCTCACCGCCGGCAGCGGCCCGTACGTCCGCGCTGCGGTCTCGGAGGCGCTGGTAGCAGAGCCGACCTCGGCGATCGTCGACCTGAGCGCGGTCCAGGCCGCGGACGAGTTGATCGCCCGGCTACTGCCGCAGCTGGCGACCGAAGCGACCCACTGGCCCGGTACCGAGCTGCTGCTGTGCGGCGCCGACCCGGCGGTCGCCAGGGTGTTACAGGCCAGCAGCGACGGCTCCGGCCACCCCCTCTACCCCACCTTCGACGACGCACTGGCCGCGGCCGCTCTGGCACCCGTACCACATCGGGTGCATCGCCGGCTCGAGTCGACTGTCAACGCCCCCCGCGAGGCACGGGAGCTCGCAGCCGACGCCTGCGCGGAGTGGGGGGTCCCCGACTGCGTCATCGCCACCGAGATCATCGCGTCGGAGCTGGTCACCAACGCGGTTCGGCACGCCGGCACGATGCTGGACCTTCGGCTGACCCTGCGCGACCGGTCACTGCGGATCTCGGTGCAGGACCGCAGCTCCCGGATGGCCCGGCTCCGCACCCCTACCAGTAGTGACGATCACGGACGGGGTCTGCTCATCGTCGGCTCGGTCGCCACCTCCTGGGGCAGCCAGCCAGCGGCCGGGGGTAAAGTGGTGTGGGCGACGTTGAATATTGGCGGACGATCGGGACGAAGCCGGCACCAGGGGCAGGACTCCGACACCATCGGCGCCGAATTCGGCGGGCCCCGGGAGGTTTAA
- a CDS encoding SigB/SigF/SigG family RNA polymerase sigma factor, producing the protein MDPLNIDTWQTESELRFVLQGEVDLASAPALQEALEAALAGPNLDLVVDVSEVHFLDCTAVGILLQICGKAEPQGRRLRVTGATGMVLQVMETAGVAKRLGVYESAGHWQSDDESTSDELLAFLLDTMSQLPTGVRERDQLRDRVVTAGTPLAHALARRFTHRGEPFDDLYQVAMVGLLKAVDGYNPHRGREFVAYAKPTILGELRRHFRDRTWSMSVPRRHKEMRLALNGARDELAQRLGHSPSVAELAEHLQTSTEEVLGAIEAAQAYQSVPLSTPVGEDEGVTLADMVGSDDPDLEAVENRAALPVLIGKLPEREQRILTMRFYGNMTQSQIADSTGVSQMHVSRLLRASLDRLREELFKEEVG; encoded by the coding sequence ATGGACCCGCTAAATATAGATACCTGGCAAACTGAATCAGAACTACGCTTCGTCCTCCAGGGCGAGGTTGACCTGGCATCAGCGCCCGCGCTGCAGGAAGCCCTTGAGGCGGCGCTCGCCGGCCCCAACCTGGACCTGGTCGTCGACGTCTCCGAGGTGCACTTCCTGGACTGCACCGCCGTAGGCATCCTGCTACAGATCTGCGGTAAGGCTGAACCCCAGGGCCGCCGGCTACGAGTCACCGGCGCCACCGGGATGGTCCTGCAGGTGATGGAGACCGCGGGTGTGGCCAAACGACTCGGCGTCTACGAGTCCGCCGGGCATTGGCAGAGCGACGACGAGTCGACCTCGGACGAGCTGCTCGCCTTCCTGCTGGACACCATGAGCCAGCTGCCGACCGGCGTCCGGGAGCGCGACCAGCTCCGGGACCGGGTGGTAACCGCCGGCACCCCGTTGGCCCACGCCCTGGCCCGCCGATTCACCCATCGCGGTGAGCCGTTCGACGACCTGTACCAGGTGGCGATGGTCGGCCTACTGAAAGCAGTCGATGGCTACAACCCGCATCGGGGTCGCGAATTCGTCGCCTACGCGAAGCCGACCATCCTGGGCGAGCTGCGCCGCCACTTCCGCGATCGGACCTGGTCGATGAGCGTGCCTCGCCGGCACAAAGAGATGCGGCTCGCGCTCAACGGCGCCCGCGACGAACTCGCCCAGCGGCTCGGGCACTCGCCCAGCGTGGCCGAGCTCGCCGAACACCTACAGACCAGCACCGAAGAGGTGCTCGGGGCGATCGAGGCGGCGCAGGCGTACCAGTCCGTGCCGCTCTCCACTCCGGTGGGTGAGGACGAGGGGGTCACCCTCGCCGACATGGTCGGTTCCGACGACCCGGACCTGGAAGCGGTCGAGAACCGAGCGGCGCTGCCGGTGCTGATCGGCAAGCTTCCCGAGCGGGAGCAGCGGATCCTGACCATGCGCTTCTACGGCAACATGACCCAGTCGCAGATCGCCGACTCCACCGGGGTGTCCCAGATGCACGTCTCCCGGTTGTTGCGCGCCTCGCTCGACCGGCTCCGCGAGGAGCTGTTCAAGGAAGAGGTCGGGTAA
- a CDS encoding putative bifunctional diguanylate cyclase/phosphodiesterase, translating to MSVDVHEQLAVATAAAHTAYRDTSRLIRLLSVLGEQADPEHLLEKTLSAVSEVFRADVVVLARLAEPADPASPPAQSAVDPDRRAERLVVTGACGLPEEHPVLWEGWPVTPPAAEALQTREVVNRSGCALTDLPSWMATLKIRAGAWIPLSREPAGDDLLVLLRRDAEPFTGSDLQILRSVAARLQDAVEQRERSLVIERLARYGHRLARHLDLMPLLDEAVEQLRQLTGAERTWAVTIEDGQGWLRAHRGLSDSELALWSQPAAAADVWHPYPLVGAGEEAAHEQLLPRTSSTSLRVPVVRDGVLTAVLYAQRARQHPFAADAREVAAIFANYLAVAMVNADLYRTLQLRATHDPLTGLANRVLVGQHLDERLRPERTDRVGLLFCDLDRFKAVNDFYGHEAGDELLQQVGERLQRSVRPGDLLARFGGDEFVVVLDAVTDLDEVARVGRRVSRALEREFPVQGERVPVSLSVGGVLGVPGETTASVMLRNADAAMYVAKERGLGAVEVFDEAASHRALDRLDLRAELGHALERGELTVHYQPIVGLGTGQVVAFEALLRWQHPRHGNVPPDVFVPMAEDTGAIVPIGKWATRQACEQLAAWRGLPGGSQLAISVNTTAEQLRDPASTHDLLATVRAAGLTPGDLWLEITEYGTVCQEVADRAIGLHSAGVRFALDDFGTAYSNLSHLQRFPIELVKIDLCFVHGMTVKDKDHSIVRAILAIADSMRLAAVAEGIETPRQLAALRALGCPLGQGYLLAPPMTAAEATDYLLRNGGVDQTAVELNVVPAARVAPDPAA from the coding sequence GTGTCGGTAGACGTACATGAACAGTTGGCGGTGGCGACCGCCGCCGCGCACACCGCGTACCGGGACACCAGCCGGCTGATCCGACTGTTGTCGGTGCTGGGTGAACAGGCGGACCCAGAACACCTGCTGGAGAAGACGCTCTCCGCGGTCTCTGAGGTGTTCCGGGCCGACGTGGTGGTGCTCGCGCGGCTCGCGGAGCCCGCCGACCCGGCCTCACCGCCAGCGCAATCCGCGGTTGACCCGGACCGGCGGGCCGAGCGGCTGGTCGTGACCGGGGCCTGCGGATTGCCGGAGGAACATCCGGTGCTCTGGGAGGGGTGGCCGGTGACGCCGCCCGCCGCCGAGGCGTTGCAGACCCGTGAGGTGGTCAACCGCAGCGGGTGCGCGCTCACCGACCTGCCGAGCTGGATGGCCACCCTGAAGATCCGCGCGGGGGCCTGGATTCCACTCTCCCGTGAGCCGGCCGGCGACGACCTGCTGGTCCTGTTGCGGCGTGATGCGGAGCCGTTCACCGGTTCCGATCTGCAGATACTGCGTTCGGTCGCGGCCCGGTTGCAGGACGCCGTGGAGCAGCGGGAGCGGAGCTTGGTGATCGAGCGGTTGGCCCGGTACGGTCATCGGCTCGCCCGTCATCTGGACCTGATGCCGTTGCTGGACGAGGCGGTGGAGCAGTTGCGCCAGTTGACCGGCGCCGAGCGGACGTGGGCGGTAACGATCGAGGACGGCCAAGGGTGGTTGCGCGCTCACCGAGGCCTCTCCGACTCGGAGCTTGCGCTGTGGTCGCAGCCGGCCGCCGCCGCCGACGTGTGGCACCCCTACCCACTGGTCGGCGCCGGCGAGGAGGCAGCTCACGAACAGTTGCTGCCGCGGACCTCCTCCACCAGCCTGCGGGTGCCGGTCGTTCGCGACGGCGTACTCACCGCGGTGCTCTACGCGCAGCGGGCCCGGCAGCACCCGTTCGCTGCCGATGCCCGGGAGGTCGCGGCGATCTTCGCGAACTACCTGGCGGTGGCCATGGTCAACGCCGACCTTTACCGGACGCTGCAGCTCCGCGCGACCCACGATCCGCTCACCGGATTGGCCAACCGGGTGCTGGTCGGCCAACACCTGGATGAGCGGCTGCGCCCGGAGCGCACCGACCGGGTCGGGCTGCTCTTCTGCGATCTTGACCGGTTCAAAGCGGTCAACGATTTCTACGGCCATGAGGCCGGCGACGAGCTGCTGCAACAGGTCGGCGAGCGGCTGCAGCGCAGCGTCCGACCCGGCGACCTGTTGGCCCGGTTCGGCGGTGACGAGTTCGTGGTGGTGCTCGACGCGGTGACCGATCTGGACGAGGTTGCTCGGGTGGGCCGGCGGGTCAGCCGCGCGCTGGAGCGGGAGTTCCCGGTGCAGGGGGAGCGGGTGCCGGTGTCGCTCAGCGTCGGTGGGGTGCTCGGGGTGCCGGGCGAGACCACCGCCAGCGTCATGCTCCGGAACGCCGACGCCGCGATGTATGTGGCGAAGGAGCGCGGGCTCGGCGCGGTCGAGGTCTTCGACGAGGCCGCCTCCCATCGGGCGTTGGACCGCCTCGACCTGCGCGCCGAGCTGGGGCACGCACTGGAGCGCGGCGAGTTGACCGTGCATTACCAGCCAATCGTCGGCCTGGGCACCGGGCAGGTGGTGGCGTTCGAGGCGCTGCTGCGGTGGCAGCATCCGCGGCACGGCAACGTGCCGCCCGACGTCTTCGTTCCGATGGCCGAAGACACCGGAGCGATCGTGCCGATCGGTAAGTGGGCTACCCGGCAAGCGTGCGAGCAGTTGGCCGCTTGGCGCGGCCTGCCCGGCGGGTCGCAGCTAGCGATCAGCGTCAACACCACCGCGGAGCAGCTACGCGACCCCGCGTCCACCCATGACCTGCTGGCCACCGTCCGGGCAGCCGGGTTGACCCCGGGCGACCTGTGGTTGGAGATCACCGAGTACGGCACGGTGTGCCAGGAGGTCGCCGACCGAGCCATAGGTCTGCACTCAGCGGGGGTCAGGTTCGCGCTGGACGACTTCGGCACGGCGTACTCCAACCTCAGCCACCTGCAGCGATTCCCGATCGAACTGGTAAAGATCGATCTGTGTTTCGTCCACGGCATGACCGTCAAAGACAAGGACCACAGTATCGTCCGAGCGATCCTGGCGATCGCCGATTCGATGCGGCTAGCGGCGGTTGCGGAGGGGATCGAGACCCCCCGGCAGCTGGCGGCGTTACGGGCGTTGGGCTGCCCGCTGGGGCAGGGCTATCTGCTGGCACCGCCGATGACGGCGGCCGAAGCGACCGACTATCTCCTCCGCAACGGCGGGGTGGACCAGACCGCCGTGGAGCTGAACGTGGTCCCGGCAGCCCGGGTCGCACCCGACCCGGCGGCCTGA